In the genome of Mercurialis annua linkage group LG8, ddMerAnnu1.2, whole genome shotgun sequence, the window gtaaagtcaaatgggacttttaaagtgggacggagggagtatgtttTATACTCTTTAtgtcccataaaaataaaagaaattacattttcacaagaattaaaaattaaattaattataattaatttgttttaaaaaaaattattttgattttagagCTCTTCATCAATAATAGTGATGTTATCCTTCCTCAAATGTCATTACAGAGACTGCGAACAATTCTGTGCATCTATATCAAGAATTCAAGTCATTTTGCTTTATAAAAAGAAGATATCAATGAAGAACTTAAAATGGTTTTACgtatatttttaatagtttacAGTTAAAGCCACTATTTAAATATCGTCCAATGGAATTTTATATATCGAAAGCCATATattgaaactaaaaatcaactaaTATTGATATAATCAATTCTAagagtattttaataattttatattcaactAACACTACTTTTTATATCTTTGTGAGACAAAAAATggctattttttctatttttacgggATAGAGGGTGTACTAAATTACAGAGATAGGTGAACTTAATATTGTTGTGACaataaataatgaaatttaaGTTCGGTTTGGTGGAGCGAGccttaaaaccaaatcaaaaccgaCAATTTGAATTTTCATTATTCCTAAACCAAATCACCTATAATTCCGCAAATGTTAAATGGAGTAAACAATAAAGATGGAGAATTTAAAGaaatttgattgaaaaaatatttacatcattatttttatatttggataTAAATCAACAAAAAGATACATGAACTACCAAACAAATCGCAAAAATGAccttaataaattaaaagatgcaaaaatgaccctcaaTTAAATAGTGAAATATAACCCAATCTAACAAAGAGATctaaattttagttttcaatATATTAGAGCCATTTTTGAACTTCGATTAGAACATAAAAATCCTAATTGAGATCCAAAAAAACATAAAGaggttaaataaaattttaggcaaacattagggtcatttttgtacccaaaataaaaaaaaaatagtaaattcaCACTTACTAACTAGCGTAGCTAAATCAATTTTGCAAGTactaaaacattacaaattatCTTCAGCTGGAATCAGAAGAGAAACAAACTCGCATTAAATTTTCACGATTGATCCTAAACCCTGAAGCATATGCGTTCTGGTGTTTCAAACACTATTCTTATATATGACAGAAACAGCTGAAACATAAATATGTACAGTTGTTTGAAACAAAGCTCGAAAAGCTATTATACAAGATTCTGGAGATTTATGCTGAATGGCAAGCAACGATTCCAGATTAAACAAGTTAATCTGCGCAATCAATACTTCCCGACATTGAATCAGGGTTGCCGCTTCATGTTTCAGCAGTTAAAGCTGAATTATCGCCATTGGAAGAAGATATTTTATTATCTCCAGCTACTGTCGCACCATCTGAATCATTAGCTTCCCCTTCACCCTGCGATGCAAAGGAATTTGTCATCCCCAAGTTGCATGACATATAATAGAAATGCGAACGAATAAACAAATATGGACTCGAACTAAATGTTGTATTCTGTCTTCCTATGGAGACTAGCTAAGTTCTTATAATTCCGACGGAATAGTTTTTACAATTAATCCTGCAAGTTGCGTTTCTGTTGCGGTGTAAGAATACGATTAAGTTCTTACAGCTCTGACGAAATAgtatttaactatttaatatTCTAATACCAGAACAGGGGAGGTAAGGAAGGACACTAAGACTGGAACTGAAATAAATGTGCAGTGGTGTGGTAGCAAGAAATTCGGCtcggtttgttttgttttgaaactaaaaaatttcattttttggttcagtTCAGCTTTAGTCATAAATTTAAGTTTTGGTATAAATTGAACAGAGCCGTACCAACCGAACCAACtagttcagtttggtttgatttataaaaaaataaatcctcATAATTCAGTTTAGTTCAAatttgcaaaaagaaaaaatggttTGATTAGGTTTGAACCAAATGATGACGTTTAGGATTGAAAGTGATTAAAATTGGTCTAATggaacaattttaaaatagttttttttttatcaaggaaTTTGCCtgatttaattatcatttacaattaaaataaataagcaaTTGGAACAATATAAGTGGTGCTATTTTGTTCATTATCAAAATCGAACTGAACAAAATTTACAATGATGTAAAAAGTTTCAAACGAAACCAAACCCAACTCATTAGTTTGGTTTTTGAATCGGTTGGCACTAAAATTTAGCTGATTCTTTTATGTCCAAAACCAAACACAACCAAAAAATCAGAAACTTTTAGTGTCAAACAAAACCGAATTTGTCAGTTCGAATTGATTTTTGTACACCCTTCAATCTCCCATCTTATTCCTAAACCAAAATAACAAAGTCTAGGCaatataaatagaaataaaCTACAAAACTGAAGCTTTATTTGTTAAATCAGAGACATAATGAGAAAATATAATGAAAGTATGAAACAATTCATTGTAATGCAAGAATAAAACTTGCATTCCACACAAGGTTTATACCTGTTCAACTGGCTTTAGTGGAGGACCTTGAATAGCTGGACATGGCATCTTCGAAAGGTCTCTTAAGACTCCCTGCAATAAATTAATCCTTAATAAGGAAatgaaaaatgaataaaatggaCTCCGATAGTTCTGGACCTTCTGGTATTAACCAAAAGACACTAAACTCGTAACCGGACCTTGTTAGCCCACTTGAGACCACATGCATTACAAAGGGTTCTTGGACCAGCTGGTCCCCGACGCATCATTGGAGTTGACTTCGAACTGATTCCGCAGTGCATGCATCTGCATAAAGCCAAATAAGAAGTCTTAAACAAACAGAACTGAAAAGCCATCATTTCTGTTGGAAACTTGGAATGATCAAATgagaaattttcaaatttaagcCTGCGATAAAGATACAATACCAGTTCAAAGGGAAACATAAGCAAATATCATGTGACTTTTAGGTAATAGTAATGAAAAATTTGGAAGCGGGAGAGAAGCTACTCTATGTTGACCGGAGAAACAAACTAACACTCACATAGTTTCGATCATGCTATCATCTTGCCCAGAACCCTGTGATCCATTCCAAACAGAAGAAGCTGAGCCTAATTCATCAGAAATAGCCTTGTTTGAAGTAAATTGTCCCTTCTTACGCTGCATCCTGGCAAACCACACAAGACAAAGCAAGAGTCTTAAAGGCGAGCAGTAAATTTCATATCATATATTAAAAGAGATCATGGAAGAAAAGCAACCATTTTGCGAATTTCTAGTCTAAATTTTGTTACTAAGGAAATGTAGAGAGCAAAAGGAAAAGCTTATTGTCCCCATATTTTCTGTAGGGAACAGTAAGATGAAAATTGAATCCTGATTTTCTTTCAAATCATGCAATTAAATTTCTACAAACCATGAGTTCGAtacagaaaataaataaataaatcatttcATGAGCATACGAATGGAGTAAAGGTCAATCAGCATAAATCCAATAAAACAAAACACCTCTAACATTCGTACAGAAAAACATgcaaacaataattaattttcaggATACCTAAGTGCAACTTCTTTCCGAACTGTGTAACGGATTTTCTTATCAAAACAACGCTCTTTTCTCTTCTCCCTGAACCGACGTAAAGAAGCCGCTCTATGAGGTTGGGTCGATCTTCCAGACAAATCAGTTGATGCCTATGAGATGTTATTgcagcaaaaaaaaaatccaataaaatatttaaacggCTTGATAAAAAGAAGTGATTGCATAAACTGATTATCACATACCCTCTGGTTAAATGGGACTGTCCCTGAGGTAGGAATACCAGAAGGGATTTCATATCCGCCTAAAAGTAACAGCACGGCCTGCACCTGTGAAAACAGTAAGATAAACAAGATTATCTAAATAGTTCATTCGGAATGAGAAATCTACTTCAAAGCAAATAAGATTCAGGAAAGGCATAAAGCAAACAAACATTGCTCTAGTTCTGCAACCACAAAATGAAATGCCACAGAATTAGGTTGTAAAATACACACAACTCTATTAGTACATCTGCCAGTCTGATGTACAGAAAGCATTGGCTTTTCCAACCTAGAAATTTTTTGAAGACCACTAACATGACATTATGCTGcgatacaaaaataaaagaaataataccttaaaaatatatatatccaattaaaatattatcaagATAGAAAACCACTATTCAGTAAAAATGAAACAAACTAGAGAAACCGTACTAGTTAGGTACATATTAAACCCAGGACGTACTTAGTGTTTAAATAACCAACCAGAAGCCTTGTATCTAAGCATCATCTACTTAAATTTTTGTCATAAACATTACTGAAATCTGGAACCAAATCTGGGTGGCAAAAATTGAAGTTTTCAGAAGTATAACTGAAATACAAAATACAGCATGTAAAAGAATTGACTACAGCCAGAAGCAATTTAGTTATGCACCATCAAAATCTTGTATATTTGTTGCAGAAATTATGGAAATCTTGAACCAAATGTTAAGGTGGGAAAACTTGAGCTTTTCAAAAtcattaacatataaattacaGCATGTAAAAAGAATTCATcacaaagaagaaggaaaattCAAGTCCCTATTCAGTTTCTTCTTAATGACGAAGTGCAGGCACAGTCCAAATATGCTAACTATGAGACACGTCTTCAAACAGTACGAAACCATCAAGTGTCAATAAAATCAGGGTATCTTTCTGACCAGTTATTATATACCACAAATATTGCAAGATCAACCAAAATATGCAAGACTGGACTTTATAAactaaaatccaataaaatcaCCATACTCTACAAACCACCATAAGAATTCACTCAGATAGCCAAACTCAAAAGCAAAAGCTAAGGATCAATGAATGAAACAGCATGCCACCGAACCACAAAGCTACAACAGAATTTACATGACAAGACATGCAAAATTCAGCAGTTAAAAAACAAGAAATCATACAAAAACCAGaagtaaaatgaaattaatgacACATATCAACATATCAAAGGCGGACTATGTTCACAAAGCAAATAACAAGAACACTGGAGGCACCAATCAataccaaacaaaaaataacaCATAAGATAAACAAAACCATGAGAGACCAATTTTCTGAACTAAAACACCTTGGTACTATTACCATGTACCATAGATACCACCATTACAGGCAAAATCCAGGCATCCATTAAATGAAACAGCACGAAAGCAAACCataagagaaaagaaaaaagcaaACAGAATTGCCAAAGTAGACCTAGGTAGCACCGACACAGACACGGGACACTAGGGCATGAACACGGCAAAATAgcgttattttaaggtttcctatgtaaaaaaaatgaagttccGTGTTCGAAACGTCAAAGTGTCTAAAACGTGTACATGTTAATCGAATGAAGTATCTGTGCTACCTAGAAGTAGAATAAAAACCCAGAGCAAAATTCAGAACATTCcagctaaaaaaaaaaaaagaacaatttaACCAAACTGCAAAGGTACATCAGAATTCACATAACTAAATAGAACCCAGATGCAAAGTTCAACACTTTTCATCAAACCCACcattaaaacaaaagaaaaaaaactttaCCTTGTCAGGAGAAACAGCTTCAAAAACAAAAACCTCACC includes:
- the LOC126660227 gene encoding GATA transcription factor 24-like gives rise to the protein MIEEKPNSNNLQGLMYSSEAMDNNNMHNSHLVVEEEEEEEDDDVGVGGEESIDDPNIHYENGGNGNVGVNGIEEGDAIQIGGGGGDPDFAGNGVVANADQLTLSFQGEVFVFEAVSPDKVQAVLLLLGGYEIPSGIPTSGTVPFNQRASTDLSGRSTQPHRAASLRRFREKRKERCFDKKIRYTVRKEVALRMQRKKGQFTSNKAISDELGSASSVWNGSQGSGQDDSMIETICMHCGISSKSTPMMRRGPAGPRTLCNACGLKWANKGVLRDLSKMPCPAIQGPPLKPVEQGEGEANDSDGATVAGDNKISSSNGDNSALTAET